The Burkholderia cepacia genomic interval CGCGATCCTGTCGAACGGCACGCCGCAGATGCTCGACATCGCGATCAAGAGCGCCGGCATGTCCGGGCTGTTCGATCGCGTGTTGTCGGCCGACACCGTGCGCGCGTACAAGCCGAGTCCGGCCGCCTACGCGCTCGGCACCGCCGCGTTCGGACCGAACCGGCGCGGCATCGTGTTCGTGTCGTCGAACGCGTGGGACGTCGCCGGCGCCGTCTGGTTCGGCTACACCACGTTCTGGCTCAACCGCACGGGCGCGCCCGCCGAGGAACTCGACGCGCCGCCGGACGGTACGGGCACCGGCATGGCCGACCTGCTCGCATTCCTCGCCACCCCGGCTCCGTCCGGCAGACCCGCAAACCGCACGCGCCCCGGCCCGGGTGCATGACGTTTGCAGCTGCCGCCTTCCCCCCTTCACCGAAACCGCAACTGACCGACCAAGGAGATGAGACTCATGAGCACCCCGATCACGCTGCCGCAAGGCATGGCGATCACCGGCGAAATCAAGCCGGGTTACGAAGCAATCCTGACGCCAGAAGCGCTCGCGCTCGTCGCGGCGCTGCACCGCACGTTCGAACCGCGCCGCCAGGCGCTGCTGCAGGCGCGCGTCGAGCGCACGAAACGGCTCGACGCAGGCGAGCGCCCCGACTTCCTGGCCGAGACGAAGGCGATCCGCGAAGGCGACTGGAAGGTCGCGCCGCTGCCGGCCGACCTGCAATGCCGCCGCGTCGAGATCACTGGCCCCGTCGAGCGCAAGATGATCATCAACGCGCTGAACTCGGGCGCCGATTCGTACATGACGGACTTCGAGGATTCGAACGCACCGAGCTGGACGAACCAGATCGACGGCCAGATCAACCTGAAGGATGCGGTGCGCCGCACGATCTCGCTCGAGCAGAACGGCAAGTCGTACAAGCTGAACGACAAGGTCGCGACGCTGATCGTGCGTCCGCGCGGCTGGCACCTCGACGAAAAGCACGTGACGGTCGACGGCCAGCGCGTGTCCGGCGGCATCTTCGATTTCGCGCTGTTCCTGTTCCACAACGCGAAGGAGCTGCTTGCGCGCGGCTCGGGCCCGTACTTCTACCTGCCGAAGATGGAAAGCCATCTCGAGGCACGGCTGTGGAACGACATCTTCGTCGCGGCGCAGGAAGCTGTCGGCGTGCCGCGCGGCACGATCCGCGCGACGGTGCTGATCGAGACGATCCTCGCCGCGTTCGAGATGGACGAGATCCTGTACGAACTGCGCGAACACAGCTCGGGCCTGAACGCGGGCCGCTGGGACTACATCTTCTCGGCGATCAAGAAGTTCAAGAACGACCGCGGCTTCTGCCTGGCCGAGCGTTCGAAGATCACGATGACGGTGCCGTTCATGCGCGCGTACGCGCTGCTGCTGCTGAAGACCTGCCACAAGCGCAACGCGCCGGCGATCGGCGGGATGAGCGCGCTGATCCCGATCAAGAACGATCCGGAAGCGAACGACAAGGCCATGGGCGGCGTGCGTTCGGACAAGCAGCGCGACGCGACCGACGGCTACGACGGCGGCTGGGTTGCGCACCCGGGCCTCGTGCCGATCGCGATGGAAGAGTTCGTCAAGGTGCTCGGCGACAAGCCGAACCAGATCGCGAAGCAGCGCGACGACGTGCAGGTCGAAGGCAAGAACCTGCTCGACTTCCAGCCTGAAACGCCGATCACCGAAGCCGGACTGCGCAACAACATCAACGTCGGCATCCATTACCTCGGTGCCTGGCTCGACGGCAACGGTTGCGTACCGATCCACAACCTGATGGAAGATGCGGCCACGGCCGAGATTTCCCGTTCGCAGGTGTGGCAATGGATCCGCTCGCCGAAGGGCGTGCTCGACGACGGCCGCAAGGTCACGGCCGAACTCGTGCGGGAATTCTCGAAGGCCGAGCTCGACAACGTGAAGCGCTCGGTCGGCGGCAACACGCAGCCTTACGAACGCGCCGCCGCGATCTTCGAGCAGATGTCGACGTCGGAAGGTTTCACCGAATTCCTGACGCTGCCGCTGTACGAGGAAATCTGACCGCGTCGCGACCGCATGAAAACAGCCCGATCAGCGCAAGCCGATCGGGCTCTTTCGGTCAGGCCGCCCATCCGGTTCAAGCGCCCCGCGGGGCGCTTTTTCTTGGGCGCGACGCGCGACCGGTCAGACGGCTTCCCGCTCGCGCCGGTGCTGGACCCAGTCGCCCGACGCAATGCGCGGCTTGTCCGACACCGCATGCGCGGCGACCGGATAGTAAAGGCACGTGTACTGCCGGCCGCCGAGTTCGACGGTCACGTCTTCCGGCTTGAACAGCGAGTCGACACCCGGATAGACGCGCTCGATCTCGTCGAGTACGGGAACGAGCAGGTCGTCGACTTCGTAGACGTCCCCCCAGACCAGCGACTTGCCGGCCGCCCCGGCAATCATCCCCGGATACGTGCCGAAATCGTACAGTTCTCCCGGCAGCGCGGCGGCGCCGAGCAGCGTCGGCGCGGCAATTCCGTGCCTGGCGGCCGCGTGGCCGATGTCGTTGGCCTCCCCGTTTCTCAAGGTGCCGTAGACGAATACGTAACGCATCGTGGTTCTCCTCTTTGATTCGTGTGTTGCCGTGTCAGGTCAGCGGCGTCGCGCTGACGAGCACGCCGTCCTCGTCGGCGTAGATCCATTCGCCGGGGGCGATTCGCGTGCCGAGCACCGTGACGGGAACGTCCCGTTCGCCGGCCCCGCGTTTGTCGCTCTTGCGCGGATGCGTCGCGAGCGCGAGCACGCCGACGTTGCACGCGCGCAATTCAGCCGAATCGCGCACGCATCGATAGACCACGATACCGGGCCGATGGTTCTTCTCGGCGAGCGCGCCGAGGTTGCCGCCGACGAGCGCGCAACGCCGGCTGCCGCCGCCGTCGACGACCAGCACGCGCCCGGCGCCGTCCTGTTCGAGCGCGGCGCGCACGAGCGTGTTGTCCTCGAACAGCTTGAGCGTCGCCGCGGGCCCCGCGAAACGCGCCGCGCCGCCGTACGGGCGCAGCGCCGGCTCGAGCACGCGCAGGGCGCCGGCCGCGAGCCGGTCTTCGTGGGCGTCGCAGAGGTCGGTTGTTGCAAACGTCGTCATGTCATCGTCTCCGGTCGCATGCAAGGTTCAATCGAACGTTGCATTATCGACTGAAAAAAAGCCGCCACGCGCAGGTGTGCGAGCCTTCTAAAATGACGGCATCGCTGCCGCACCATCCGAATTGCCCATGAATCCGTCCGCCCGCGCCGACGAGCCTGCTCATCGCGACACCATCGACATTCCGCCCGAATTCGCGCCGACCGCCGCCCATCCGATGCGCGTGCGTGCGCGGCCGGTTCCCGCCGGCGCGCGCATACCGCGTCACACGCACGCGTGGGCACAGCTCGCGTACGCATCGCGCGGCGTGCTGCGCGTCGCGACGACCGGCACGACATGGATGGTGCCGCCGTCCCGTGCGATCTGGGTACCGCCGCGCGTGACGCACGAGGTCGTGATCGTCGAAGAGGCGTTCTTGCGCACGCTGTACATCGACGAGTCGATCGTGCCGGAAGGGCTTGATGCATGCCGCGTCGTCGAAGTGACGGGGCTCCTGCGCGAACTGATCGTCGCGCTCGACGCGCGCGACCTGAGCACCGCGCGCGAGCGCCTGCTGTGCAGGCTCGTGCTCGACGAGCTGAGTCGCGCCGAACCGCTGCCGCTCGCGGTGCCGATGCCCGACGAAAAACGGCTGCGCGTGCTGTGTGAATCGGTACTCGCGCATCCGGCGCATGCGGAGTCGCTCGAGCACTGGGCAAGCGAGGTCGGCGCGAGCACGCGCACGATTTCGCGGCTCTTCAAGCAGGAACTGGGAGTGAGTTTTTCGCAGTGGCGTCAGCAGGCACTGCTGGCACGGGCCATTCCGCTGCTGAACCAGGGGCGTCCGCTGTCGCATATCGCGCGCGAGCTCGGCTACCAGAGCCAGAGCGCCTTTTCGGCGATGTTCCGGCGCGCATTCGGCGAAAGCCCGCGCGCATTCATGCTGCGCGGCCACGCGCACGAGGCCGCGGAAGGCATGACGGGAAGCGACGGACAACCGCACGGCGACACGGCGGAGCCCCAATCGTGACGGCAGTGCGCGGCCGTCAGACCGGCCGTACCATGTGGCGGATCGAGCCAAGTTGCGCGAGCCGCGACCCGGCAACCTGATAGCCCATGCGCAAATAAAGACGCGCGGCCGGATTGTCGACGAACACGCGCAATTGCAGTTCGTGCAGCCCGCGCGCACGCGCCCAGCGGTGCGACATGTCGAGCATGTAGGTGCCGGCGCCCTGCCCGCGATGACCGGCCGCGATCTGTACGTCGCGGATGTGCAGCGAGTCGGCCTCCTCCGTCACGCGCAGCACGCCGATGCGCTCGCCGTCGGCCTCGAGGATGAAGTTCTCGGATTCGCGCCAGCTCGCGTAGAACAGGTCGCTGCGCCACACGAGCCCATGGCGCTTGTAATAGCCGCCCATGTTGCCGTGCGTCAGCGCTTCGGCAAACGGAAAATCGCCGGCCTCCGCGGGCCGGAGCTGATACAGGAGTCGCAGATCGGTCGGATCGAGCATCGCGCAGGGGTCAAGAACGCATCCCGCCACGATAGCGCAGTCGCGTGCGGATGCAATCGTGATTTGCTCGTATCGCGCTGAGGGGATGTCTAACGGGAGACGGCACAAACGAAAATGCCCGCACAAGGCGGGCATTCTCTTTTTTGGCGGAGCGGACGGGACTCGCCTACGTTCCGCAGGCCGCGGCTGCGCCTGCAGGCGCGGCCCTTCGAGTCCCGCCGGAAGCCGCGCAGGCGGCCTCCTCCGCTCCGCAGTCACGCGCCCGCCAACGGGCGCAACCGGAAACGCAAATGAAAAAGCCCGCACGAGGCGGGCTTCTTCATTTTCTGGCGGAGCGGACGGGACTCGAACCCGCGACCCCCGGCGTGACAGGCCGGTATTCTAACCGACTGAACTACCGCTCCAGTCTTGCTGCTTGCCTGGCAGGCGTCGGTTGCTTCCTGCCGGCGCATCGTTTGTTCGAACGACGCCGAAATCTGGCGTCCCCTAGGGGATTCGAACCCCTGTACTCACCGTGAAAGGGTGATGTCCTAGGCCTCTAGACGAAGGGGACAACGTACTGCTTACACCTTTAATGCAAAAGCCCGTTCAAAAAACGTTCCTTGAACGGGCTTCGTTCTGGCGGAGCGGACGGGGCTCGAACCCGCGACCCCCGGCGTGACAGGCCGGTATTCTAACCAACTGAACTACCGCTCCAGCTTTCTTCACCCTGGCCCGCAGACGTCATTGACACTCTGCAAACCTTGCGGCACTTCCAACGAAACGCCGCTGAATCCTGGCGTCCCCTAGGGGATTCGAACCCCTGTACTCACCGTGAAAGGGTGATGTCCTAGGCCTCTAGACGAAGGGGACAACGTACTGCTTACATCTTTAATACAAAAGCCCGCTCAAAAACGTCTTGAACGGGCTTCGTTCTGGCGGAGCGGACGGGACTCGAACCCGCGACCCCCGGCGTGACAGGCCGGTATTCTAACCGACTGAACTACCGCTCCAGCTTTCTTACCCAACCCGCAGGACGTCGGTTACGTTCCTGCAAGCCTTGCGACACTTCTACGAAACGCCGCTGAATCCTGGCGTCCCCTAGGGGATTCGAACCCCTGTACTCACCGTGAAAGGGTGATGTCCTAGGCCTCTAGACGAAGGGGACAAAATCTTTTCAGACCTGTCTGACTTTCGCTATTCACTTTTCAATCAACAGCGAAGGCCGAAATTCTAACTGCTTTGAATCATTTTGTGAAGCATTTTTTAACTACCCTGCTTCGCGAATCGATTGGTTTGTTCTGATGGTGGAGGTAAGCGGGATCGAACCGCTGACCTCTTGCATGCCATGCAAGCGCTCTCCCAGCTGAGCTATACCCCCTTGCAGAACAGAAATGAGATTATATGGAGCTACTTTGAACTTGTAAATACCCTTTTTGCGATTGGAGCGAAATTTTTTGCGAAGCCGCCGATCGACGGCTTCGCGAATGCTCGAACCTCAGGCCAGTGCGGCCTCGATGCGCGACACCACGACATCGCGACCGAACAGGACGAGCACCGCGTCGATCGACGGCGTGTGCGTCGTCCCCGCCACCAGCAGGCGCACCGGCATCGCGAGCTGCGGCATCTTCAGCTTGTGCGTGCCGAGCGTCGCCT includes:
- a CDS encoding gamma-glutamylcyclotransferase family protein; amino-acid sequence: MRYVFVYGTLRNGEANDIGHAAARHGIAAPTLLGAAALPGELYDFGTYPGMIAGAAGKSLVWGDVYEVDDLLVPVLDEIERVYPGVDSLFKPEDVTVELGGRQYTCLYYPVAAHAVSDKPRIASGDWVQHRREREAV
- a CDS encoding GNAT family N-acetyltransferase, whose protein sequence is MLDPTDLRLLYQLRPAEAGDFPFAEALTHGNMGGYYKRHGLVWRSDLFYASWRESENFILEADGERIGVLRVTEEADSLHIRDVQIAAGHRGQGAGTYMLDMSHRWARARGLHELQLRVFVDNPAARLYLRMGYQVAGSRLAQLGSIRHMVRPV
- a CDS encoding AraC family transcriptional regulator, whose translation is MNPSARADEPAHRDTIDIPPEFAPTAAHPMRVRARPVPAGARIPRHTHAWAQLAYASRGVLRVATTGTTWMVPPSRAIWVPPRVTHEVVIVEEAFLRTLYIDESIVPEGLDACRVVEVTGLLRELIVALDARDLSTARERLLCRLVLDELSRAEPLPLAVPMPDEKRLRVLCESVLAHPAHAESLEHWASEVGASTRTISRLFKQELGVSFSQWRQQALLARAIPLLNQGRPLSHIARELGYQSQSAFSAMFRRAFGESPRAFMLRGHAHEAAEGMTGSDGQPHGDTAEPQS
- the rraA gene encoding ribonuclease E activity regulator RraA, which encodes MTTFATTDLCDAHEDRLAAGALRVLEPALRPYGGAARFAGPAATLKLFEDNTLVRAALEQDGAGRVLVVDGGGSRRCALVGGNLGALAEKNHRPGIVVYRCVRDSAELRACNVGVLALATHPRKSDKRGAGERDVPVTVLGTRIAPGEWIYADEDGVLVSATPLT
- the aceB gene encoding malate synthase A, producing MSTPITLPQGMAITGEIKPGYEAILTPEALALVAALHRTFEPRRQALLQARVERTKRLDAGERPDFLAETKAIREGDWKVAPLPADLQCRRVEITGPVERKMIINALNSGADSYMTDFEDSNAPSWTNQIDGQINLKDAVRRTISLEQNGKSYKLNDKVATLIVRPRGWHLDEKHVTVDGQRVSGGIFDFALFLFHNAKELLARGSGPYFYLPKMESHLEARLWNDIFVAAQEAVGVPRGTIRATVLIETILAAFEMDEILYELREHSSGLNAGRWDYIFSAIKKFKNDRGFCLAERSKITMTVPFMRAYALLLLKTCHKRNAPAIGGMSALIPIKNDPEANDKAMGGVRSDKQRDATDGYDGGWVAHPGLVPIAMEEFVKVLGDKPNQIAKQRDDVQVEGKNLLDFQPETPITEAGLRNNINVGIHYLGAWLDGNGCVPIHNLMEDAATAEISRSQVWQWIRSPKGVLDDGRKVTAELVREFSKAELDNVKRSVGGNTQPYERAAAIFEQMSTSEGFTEFLTLPLYEEI
- a CDS encoding haloacid dehalogenase type II translates to MSATTTLSSSPDAILFDAFGTLFDVRAVLAAAEQMFPGHGERLSQLWRRKQIEYSQLRTLADPAGARYRPFRDITLDALRFAARRLGLALNSAAEKRLMDEYACLSTYPDTVPALRKLRALDPRPPLAILSNGTPQMLDIAIKSAGMSGLFDRVLSADTVRAYKPSPAAYALGTAAFGPNRRGIVFVSSNAWDVAGAVWFGYTTFWLNRTGAPAEELDAPPDGTGTGMADLLAFLATPAPSGRPANRTRPGPGA